Proteins from a genomic interval of Brienomyrus brachyistius isolate T26 unplaced genomic scaffold, BBRACH_0.4 scaffold34, whole genome shotgun sequence:
- the LOC125721598 gene encoding G-protein coupled receptor family C group 5 member B-like, which produces MAPSINLFTFLVLSLVGGSSSWDEASPCGSGSILTRPYTALCELDAVWGLVVVVATAAAALASLVLLLVVLCRLRKITEAEERSGVAPLLLLLAAIFGLCGLSLGYIAEHQESLCFARRVLRGVLLAICNTCLVFQGLRLRRLGQGAHSPSTGQLMGLAVALAVVDPEWILLATMSTCQPACEYQPLDFALATTYVLVLLLAALVGAACSLWRQQPRWRCRTTWLLITCLASVLLWVAWITFCLYGNAALGLPPTWDNRVQAVVLLAQAWLLILLHAAPEVHATLRPQSRMREASLEEGLSHL; this is translated from the coding sequence atggctccctctatcaatctcttcaccttcctcgtcctgtccctggtggggggcagctcttcatgggacgaagcttcgccttgcggatccggctccatcctgacaaggccctacacggccttgtgtgagctggatgcggtgtggggcttggtggtggtggtggcgacagcggcggcggccctcgcctcgctggtcctgctcctggtggtactgtgtcgcctgcggaagatcacagaggctgaggagcgcagcggggtggcgccgctactcctgctgctcgctgccatatttgggctctgtggcctcagcctgggatacatcgctgagcaccaagagagcctctgctttgcccggcgtgtcctgaggggggtgttgcttgcTATCTGCAACACCTGCCTAGTGTTCCAGGGTCTGCGACTGCGCCGGTTGGGACAAGGTGCTCATAGCCCCAGCACAGGTCAACTGATGGGGCTGGCGGTGGCCTTGGCCGTGGTGGATCCGGAGTGGATCCTTCTAGCCACGATGTCCACATGCCAGCCAGCCTGTGAATACCAGCCGCTGGACTTTGCGCTGGCCACCACGTAtgtgctggtcctgctcctggcagcactggtgggggcggcctgcagtctgtggaggcagcagcctcggtggaggtgcaggaccacgtggctgctcatcacctgcctggcctcagtcctgctgtgggtggcctggatcaccttctgcctgtatggcaacgcggcgcttggcctgcccccaacatgggacaaccgggtacaggcagtggtgctgctggcacaggcatggctgctcatactgctgcacgctgctcctgaggtccacgccaccttacggccccagtcccgcatgagagaggccagtttagaggagggcctttctcacctgtag